A portion of the Fusobacterium nucleatum genome contains these proteins:
- a CDS encoding oxaloacetate decarboxylase subunit alpha yields MNKIKIMETCLRDGHQSLMATRLTTAEMLPIIEKLDSVGYHSLEMWGGATFDAALRFLNEDPWERLREIKKRVKNTKLQMLLRGQNLLGYRNYADDIVERFVKKSIQNGIDIVRIFDALNDVRNLQTACKATKKYGGHAQLAMSYTISPVHTVEYYKNLALEMQEIGADSIAIKDMSGILLPEVAYELVRELKSVLRVPVEVHTHATAGLASMTYIKAVEAGADIIDTAISPLSGGTSQPATESIVRAFQGTERETGFDLELLKEIAEYFKPIRAKYLQEGILNPQALMTEPSIVEYQLPGGMLSNFLSQLKMQKAEHKYEDVLREIPRVRKDLGYPPLVTPLSQMVGTQAIFNILTGQRYKLIPNEIKNYVRGFYGKSPVPISDEIKKTIIFNEEVFTGRPADKLAPEYDKLVEETRNFARSEEDVLSYALFPQVAKDFLIKKYANE; encoded by the coding sequence GTGAATAAGATTAAAATTATGGAAACTTGTCTGAGAGATGGACATCAATCACTTATGGCTACTCGTTTAACTACTGCTGAAATGTTACCAATAATTGAAAAATTAGATAGTGTTGGTTACCACTCATTAGAAATGTGGGGAGGAGCAACTTTTGATGCTGCTTTAAGATTTCTAAATGAAGATCCCTGGGAAAGATTGAGAGAAATTAAAAAGAGAGTTAAAAATACAAAACTTCAAATGCTACTTAGAGGACAAAACCTTTTAGGTTACCGTAATTATGCAGATGATATAGTTGAAAGATTTGTTAAAAAATCTATACAAAACGGAATAGACATAGTTCGTATATTTGATGCTTTAAATGATGTTCGTAATCTACAAACTGCTTGTAAAGCTACAAAAAAATATGGTGGTCATGCTCAACTTGCTATGAGTTACACTATAAGTCCTGTTCACACTGTTGAGTATTATAAAAATTTAGCTTTAGAAATGCAAGAAATTGGTGCAGACTCTATTGCTATAAAAGATATGTCTGGAATTTTATTACCAGAAGTTGCTTACGAATTAGTAAGAGAATTAAAATCTGTTTTAAGAGTTCCTGTTGAAGTACATACTCATGCAACTGCTGGACTTGCGAGTATGACTTATATCAAAGCTGTTGAAGCAGGAGCAGATATAATTGATACTGCTATATCTCCTTTATCTGGTGGAACTTCTCAACCTGCTACTGAAAGTATTGTTAGAGCTTTCCAAGGAACTGAAAGAGAAACTGGTTTTGACTTAGAATTATTAAAAGAAATAGCAGAATATTTCAAACCTATAAGAGCAAAATACTTACAAGAAGGTATCTTAAATCCTCAAGCTCTTATGACTGAACCAAGTATAGTTGAATATCAATTACCAGGTGGAATGTTATCTAACTTCCTTTCTCAATTAAAAATGCAAAAAGCAGAACATAAATATGAAGATGTTTTAAGAGAAATCCCAAGAGTAAGAAAAGACTTAGGATATCCACCTCTAGTTACTCCACTTAGCCAAATGGTAGGAACACAGGCTATATTCAATATTTTAACTGGACAAAGATATAAATTGATACCAAATGAAATTAAAAACTATGTGAGAGGATTTTATGGTAAAAGCCCAGTACCTATATCTGATGAAATAAAAAAGACTATTATTTTTAATGAAGAAGTGTTCACTGGAAGACCTGCTGATAAATTAGCACCTGAATATGATAAATTAGTTGAAGAAACAAGAAACTTTGCAAGAAGTGAAGAAGATGTATTATCTTATGCTCTTTTCCCACAAGTTGCAAAAGATTTCTTAATAAAGAAATATGCAAATGAATAG
- the citG gene encoding triphosphoribosyl-dephospho-CoA synthase CitG, which produces MQMNSKEVAKLATKALLYEVSISPKAGLVSRLSNGSHKDMDFYTFIDSVLSLSYYFSECYTYGQENNFYSPNFFKNLRDLGKKAEKEMYQATNGVNTHKGTIFSMGILISVLASHLKEVDKIDLKILSQKIKNMCSSLIDELENINNFSTYGEKAFKNYHLTGARGLALSGYDIVLLDGINKLKEFTKSLDFETSCILLLFYYISLLDDTNIVNRTNFETLKEIQILCKNLYEENVKSLSKEKIRNEMSKLNDIFIEKNISAGGSADLLILTIFIHFIK; this is translated from the coding sequence ATGCAAATGAATAGTAAAGAAGTTGCTAAATTAGCAACAAAAGCACTTTTATATGAAGTGAGTATAAGTCCAAAAGCTGGGCTTGTAAGTCGCCTTAGTAATGGCTCACATAAAGATATGGATTTTTATACTTTCATTGATTCAGTTCTTTCTTTAAGTTATTATTTTTCTGAATGTTATACTTATGGACAAGAAAATAATTTTTATTCTCCTAACTTTTTTAAAAATTTAAGAGATTTAGGAAAAAAAGCTGAAAAAGAAATGTATCAAGCTACTAATGGAGTTAATACTCATAAAGGGACTATTTTCTCAATGGGAATTTTAATTTCTGTTTTAGCTAGCCATTTAAAAGAAGTTGATAAAATAGATTTAAAAATATTAAGTCAAAAAATTAAAAATATGTGTAGTTCACTTATAGATGAATTAGAAAATATAAATAATTTTTCTACTTATGGAGAAAAAGCATTTAAAAACTATCATTTAACTGGTGCAAGAGGACTAGCTCTTTCTGGTTATGATATAGTTTTACTTGATGGAATCAATAAATTAAAAGAGTTTACAAAAAGTTTAGATTTTGAAACTTCTTGTATTTTACTTTTATTTTACTATATTTCTCTTTTAGATGATACCAATATAGTGAATAGAACAAATTTTGAAACTCTAAAAGAAATTCAAATATTATGTAAAAATCTTTATGAAGAGAATGTAAAATCTTTATCAAAAGAAAAAATAAGAAATGAAATGTCAAAATTAAATGATATTTTTATAGAAAAAAATATAAGTGCTGGTGGTAGTGCTGATTTATTAATTTTAACAATTTTTATACATTTTATAAAATAA
- the citD gene encoding citrate lyase acyl carrier protein — protein MVLKTVGVAGTLESSDAMITVEPANQGGIVIDISSSVKRQFGRQIEETVLNTIKELGVENANVKVVDKGALNYALIARTKAAVYRAAESNDYKF, from the coding sequence ATGGTTTTAAAAACTGTTGGTGTTGCTGGAACATTAGAATCTAGTGATGCAATGATAACTGTTGAACCTGCCAATCAAGGTGGAATTGTTATTGATATTTCAAGTTCAGTTAAAAGACAATTTGGTAGACAAATTGAAGAAACTGTACTTAACACTATAAAAGAATTAGGTGTTGAAAATGCTAATGTAAAAGTTGTAGATAAGGGTGCATTAAATTATGCTCTTATAGCTAGAACTAAAGCTGCTGTATATAGAGCTGCTGAATCTAATGATTATAAATTTTAG
- the citE gene encoding citrate (pro-3S)-lyase subunit beta encodes MAIRDRLRRTMMFLPGNNPSMITDAYIYGPDSVMIDLEDATSVNQKDAARFLVSEALKTIDYKTTETVVRVNGLDTPFGADDIRAVVKAGVNVVRLPKTDTPNEIIAVDKLITEVEKEIGREGETLLMAAIESATGIMNVKEIALASKRLMGIALGAEDYVTNLKTSRSKHGWELYYAREAIVLAARNAGIYCFDTVYSDVNNLDGFRQEVQFIKDLGFDGKSCIHPKQVRIVHEIYTPTQKEIEKSIRIINGAKEAEAKGSGVISVDGKMVDNPIIMRAQRVLELAKASGIYKED; translated from the coding sequence ATGGCAATTAGAGATAGATTAAGAAGAACTATGATGTTTCTACCTGGTAATAATCCATCAATGATTACAGATGCTTATATATATGGACCAGATTCTGTAATGATTGACTTAGAAGATGCTACTAGTGTAAATCAAAAAGATGCTGCGAGATTTTTAGTTTCTGAAGCTTTAAAAACAATAGATTATAAAACTACTGAAACTGTTGTAAGAGTAAATGGTTTAGACACTCCATTTGGGGCAGATGACATAAGAGCTGTTGTTAAAGCTGGAGTAAATGTTGTAAGACTTCCAAAAACAGATACTCCTAATGAAATAATAGCTGTTGATAAATTAATAACAGAAGTTGAAAAAGAAATAGGTAGAGAGGGAGAAACTCTACTTATGGCAGCTATTGAAAGTGCAACTGGTATTATGAATGTTAAAGAAATTGCTCTTGCTAGTAAAAGATTAATGGGAATTGCATTAGGAGCAGAAGATTATGTTACTAACTTAAAGACTTCAAGAAGTAAACATGGTTGGGAACTATACTATGCAAGAGAAGCTATTGTACTTGCTGCAAGAAATGCTGGTATTTATTGCTTTGATACTGTTTATTCAGATGTAAATAACTTAGATGGTTTCAGACAAGAAGTGCAATTTATTAAAGATTTGGGATTTGATGGAAAATCTTGTATACACCCTAAACAAGTTAGAATAGTTCATGAAATTTATACACCGACTCAAAAAGAAATTGAAAAGTCAATTAGAATTATAAATGGTGCTAAAGAAGCTGAAGCTAAGGGTTCAGGAGTTATATCTGTTGATGGTAAAATGGTTGATAACCCAATTATTATGAGAGCTCAAAGAGTACTAGAATTAGCAAAAGCTAGTGGGATTTACAAGGAGGACTAA